The genomic segment GATTCAGGGATATTTGGCAGGAAATCATAACCCGTTTCTTGTTCTAAATGATCGACGGTGACGATGTACCGTTGCCATTCATGGGATTTAATGCCTTGCTTATTGGGGATATCGACGGCGATCACTGGAGTATTGGCAGAAATACCGTTTATACCTAATGTGGGTCTCATCCATGACGACGATAATTTTCCCAAAGATTTTGGGGAGGAATGACTTTCCCTTTTGCGATCGCAGCTCGTTTCCCATATCCTCCCGCAATAATAAACAGTTCTTTGCCTTCATCCACTAAATCCCGACAGTGGTTTTCGAGGTCAACCCATGGCCCTCGGTTGTTATCTGGCCGCTGAGGAACAATATTGGTCATGACGAAGGTCGCAGAATGTTGACTTCTGAATTGGTTCGGATCGCCAGAAGGGGTCATATGCCCTCGGTCATAGCCACTCCGGGTATAGTCTCTCGCATCCACTTTCTCCCATTTTGGCGGTAAGCTTTGATCCGCTCGAAAATCGTTGCGACGTTCGACATCTCCTAACCAAGTTTGATCGAGCTGCCAACTCACCCAGTTGGGAATTCCCTTGCTGCGGTTGTAGGAAAGGGCAAATTGAGGCTTTTTCATCAAATAGTTATTACTGTCGGCTAAGACGACTCTGGCTTGACTAGGATTGCCAAGGGCTAGATGGTCAACATTGGATTGGGTGAATATTGAGAAGAAGCTTACATCCGGTCAAGAGTGAAAAACATAGGAATACCGTGATCGGTAGATGCGATCGCATCATCAATCCCGCAATTTTCCTTGCCAGACTAACAGGGAGTAATTTGAAAAGCCGTATCACTATTTCTCAATCCACTATTGAATTCAACAGTTGCATCCGGTCCATATTATTGAGCAATTCTTTGACAATCAGCCATAGAAGGTTGAGGGACTACTGAGCTGACTGCTTTAACTCTGTCATCGTAAATAGAGGATGGAGTGTTAAACCTTCAGCCGCCAGATTGGCTTGTCCACCCGCTTCGCGATCAATGACACACATGACATCCGTCACCGTAGCACCTAGGGATCGCAAGTCTTGGGCTGAAAGCTTGATCTGTCCGCCAGACGTCACCACATCTTCAATGATGACGAGCCGTTTTCCCTGAATCTCTCCTCCCTCAGCTAGTTTGCAGGTA from the Acaryochloris marina S15 genome contains:
- a CDS encoding DNA/RNA non-specific endonuclease, which codes for MRPTLGINGISANTPVIAVDIPNKQGIKSHEWQRYIVTVDHLEQETGYDFLPNIPESIQTRLESQKATLNS
- a CDS encoding DNA/RNA non-specific endonuclease, encoding MKKPQFALSYNRSKGIPNWVSWQLDQTWLGDVERRNDFRADQSLPPKWEKVDARDYTRSGYDRGHMTPSGDPNQFRSQHSATFVMTNIVPQRPDNNRGPWVDLENHCRDLVDEGKELFIIAGGYGKRAAIAKGKVIPPQNLWENYRRHG